In Pseudomonadota bacterium, one DNA window encodes the following:
- the tsaA gene encoding tRNA (N6-threonylcarbamoyladenosine(37)-N6)-methyltransferase TrmO — MPPPEEISIKPIGVMHCNLNSREQTPRNYDISEETGTLEIFPEFSEALHGIKIGQTIVCLFWLHEARRDILKVYPRGDKSRGLQGVFATRSPVRPNPVAISEYRVTGIAGNEIEVSGVDVLDQTPLIDIKKKI; from the coding sequence ATGCCCCCACCGGAAGAAATCAGCATCAAACCGATCGGCGTCATGCACTGCAACCTGAACTCCCGCGAGCAGACCCCGAGGAATTATGACATCTCGGAAGAGACGGGAACCCTGGAGATCTTCCCCGAATTCAGTGAGGCCCTGCACGGGATCAAGATCGGCCAGACCATCGTCTGCCTCTTCTGGCTGCATGAGGCGCGGCGGGATATCCTGAAAGTGTACCCGAGAGGCGATAAAAGCCGGGGATTGCAGGGGGTTTTTGCCACCCGTAGCCCGGTCCGCCCCAATCCGGTGGCGATCTCCGAGTACCGGGTAACCGGGATTGCCGGAAATGAAATAGAGGTTTCCGGGGTGGACGTCCTTGACCAAACCCCGCTCATCGACATCAAAAAAAAGATATAA
- a CDS encoding permease encodes MENLQTEIGSFIQKPACCSGSRKEAGETPRNTSSRIILGLIGVGVWYAVYRQLEPLSIYLTYDLIGLDRGSHLGEAIKFFLYDTPKVMMLLTLVVYGVGIVRSFFTPERTRRILAGKRESAGNVLAALLGIVTPFCSCSAVPLFLGFVTAGVPLGVTFSFLISAPMVNEIALVLLYGLLGWKVAALYLTTGLLVAIVAGWMIGRLGMEKHMEDWVQELRANADVMPEENLTWADRFQHGLAAVKDIVGKVWIYVVAGIALGAGIHGYVPEGFMASIMGKGAWWSVPAAVIIGIPMYSNAAGIVPVIHALLEKGAALGTVLAFMMSVIALSLPEIVILRKVLKPRLIATFIGVVGTGILFVGYLFNMII; translated from the coding sequence ATGGAAAATCTGCAAACGGAAATTGGTTCCTTCATTCAAAAGCCCGCCTGTTGCAGCGGCAGCAGGAAAGAAGCCGGCGAGACGCCACGGAACACATCGTCCCGAATCATTCTCGGGTTGATCGGGGTTGGAGTCTGGTACGCGGTCTATCGTCAGCTGGAACCACTTTCAATCTATCTCACCTATGATCTTATCGGTCTGGACCGGGGCAGTCATCTTGGCGAAGCGATCAAATTTTTTCTCTATGACACCCCGAAGGTCATGATGCTCCTGACTCTGGTGGTTTACGGAGTGGGCATTGTCCGCAGTTTCTTCACCCCGGAGCGGACCAGAAGGATTCTCGCCGGAAAACGGGAATCGGCCGGAAATGTTCTTGCGGCGCTTCTCGGTATCGTCACCCCCTTCTGCTCCTGCTCGGCCGTGCCGCTTTTTCTGGGCTTTGTGACAGCAGGAGTGCCGTTGGGCGTGACCTTTTCCTTTCTGATCTCGGCCCCGATGGTGAACGAAATCGCCCTGGTACTCCTTTACGGCCTTCTGGGCTGGAAGGTTGCGGCCCTCTATCTCACCACCGGTCTGCTGGTGGCAATCGTTGCCGGGTGGATGATTGGCCGCCTGGGCATGGAAAAGCACATGGAAGACTGGGTGCAGGAGCTGCGCGCCAATGCGGATGTGATGCCGGAGGAAAATCTCACCTGGGCAGACCGTTTCCAACATGGCCTGGCAGCGGTCAAGGATATCGTCGGCAAGGTCTGGATCTATGTGGTCGCAGGGATCGCGCTCGGCGCAGGCATCCATGGCTATGTACCCGAGGGATTCATGGCCTCGATCATGGGCAAGGGGGCCTGGTGGAGTGTGCCAGCCGCAGTGATCATCGGCATCCCGATGTACTCGAACGCCGCCGGGATCGTGCCGGTGATCCATGCACTCCTGGAAAAAGGGGCGGCGCTCGGCACCGTGCTCGCTTTTATGATGAGCGTGATCGCCCTGTCGCTTCCCGAAATCGTTATTTTACGCAAGGTCCTGAAACCACGCTTAATCGCCACCTTTATCGGGGTTGTCGGCACAGGAATTCTTTTCGTCGGCTACCTGTTTAATATGATAATTTAA
- a CDS encoding metalloregulator ArsR/SmtB family transcription factor: MKQLIRVMKALSDPSRIKIMKMLEAKPLCVCEITEILKLAQSTVSKHLKIMEDAGLIDSWKEGSWVIYRITENFENRYAEVLTPLLKEWLFDNPEIRKIYRQAQVSDKQRSCAA; encoded by the coding sequence ATGAAACAGCTGATACGAGTAATGAAAGCGCTGTCCGACCCGAGCCGGATCAAGATCATGAAGATGCTTGAAGCAAAGCCTCTCTGTGTCTGCGAAATAACCGAGATTCTGAAACTTGCCCAATCGACCGTCTCGAAGCATCTGAAGATTATGGAAGATGCAGGCCTGATCGATTCCTGGAAGGAAGGATCCTGGGTGATCTATCGGATCACTGAAAATTTTGAAAACCGATACGCGGAAGTTCTCACACCGCTCCTCAAAGAGTGGCTGTTCGACAATCCCGAGATCAGAAAGATATACCGGCAGGCCCAGGTTTCCGACAAACAGCGATCCTGCGCCGCCTAG
- a CDS encoding TM0996/MTH895 family glutaredoxin-like protein, with protein sequence MEIKVMGPGCASCHKAEKIVREAVAEAGIDATIEKVTDFAAIARAGVLSTPAVVIDGKVRCFGKVPGKDEVREWLK encoded by the coding sequence GTGGAAATCAAAGTCATGGGCCCGGGCTGCGCCAGCTGCCACAAGGCCGAAAAGATTGTCAGGGAGGCGGTGGCCGAAGCAGGTATCGACGCCACAATTGAAAAGGTCACTGATTTTGCCGCAATTGCCAGGGCGGGCGTCCTTTCCACCCCGGCGGTGGTGATAGACGGCAAGGTCCGTTGTTTCGGCAAGGTGCCCGGAAAAGATGAAGTGCGCGAGTGGCTCAAATGA
- a CDS encoding TlpA family protein disulfide reductase translates to MKKLSRILLLAGALLFITACGQGPKVATVGQPAPDFTLVDLQGKTWTLSQLKGQVVFVNFWATWCPPCREEMPSMQRLYTMLPPDKFKMLTVLNKDAPEAAKVFAGKLNLTIPILLDPNSQAGAAYGLTGVPETYIVDKQGILREKVIGPAQWDSPGAQQMLMRYINQ, encoded by the coding sequence ATGAAGAAATTATCACGCATTCTATTGTTAGCAGGCGCCCTGCTTTTCATTACCGCCTGCGGCCAGGGCCCCAAGGTCGCCACCGTGGGACAGCCCGCCCCGGATTTTACCCTGGTTGACCTGCAGGGCAAAACCTGGACCCTTTCCCAGCTCAAAGGGCAGGTGGTCTTTGTCAATTTCTGGGCCACCTGGTGTCCGCCATGCCGCGAGGAAATGCCTTCCATGCAGAGGTTGTATACCATGCTGCCGCCGGATAAATTCAAGATGCTGACCGTGCTCAACAAGGACGCGCCGGAAGCGGCAAAGGTCTTCGCCGGAAAATTGAACCTCACCATCCCGATCCTGCTCGACCCGAACAGTCAGGCCGGAGCGGCATACGGGCTGACCGGAGTGCCCGAGACCTATATCGTCGACAAACAGGGAATACTGAGAGAAAAGGTGATCGGCCCGGCCCAGTGGGACTCGCCGGGAGCGCAGCAGATGCTGATGAGATATATCAATCAGTAG